The Micromonospora sp. NBC_01740 genome includes a window with the following:
- a CDS encoding alpha-mannosidase, producing the protein MHRSLSNLTQRIDRVLLERLIPAIHRDVEPVTVEAAHLPGEPVPADVGLALPYAPFAVGQFWGPAWSTTWFRFTGEVPERMRGGRVELIVDLGFERAGPGFRSEGLAYTADGTPIKGIEPRTAYVPVAREAGGGERVEVYVEAAANPRFDGTVTQLGDRETAPDTPLYRLDRAELALRDEEVYALVLDVQVLHQLALELAVTDPRHHEIRRALELMLDELDLGDLTGSAPAARKRLAGVLASPAAPSAHRVTAVGHAHIDSAWLWPVRETIRKCSRTFSNVVALADEYPELVFACSSAQQYAWLREHHPQVYRRVAEKVASGQFLPVGGMWVESDTNMPGGEALVRQFTQGKRFFAAEFGIEPREVWLPDSFGYSGSLPQLARLAGFRWFLSQKMSWNQTNRFPHHTFWWEGIDGSRVFTHFPPAETYSSELSGRELAFGVANFTEHGRSTVSLLPFGYGNGGGGPTREMLEIARRVADLEGSPRLAIRTPAEFFAEAEHEYPDAPVWNGEMYLEYHRGTYTSQSAMKRGNRHTEHLLREAELWCATAASRTGHEYPYDELDAVWQETLLLQFHDILPGSSIAWVHREARQTYARLADRLETLIDAALAALTGPGSVPLVANAAPHTRPGVPALGIATTPADGTGPDAGASAVSVRTGPDGTVLDNGLLRVRIATDGTVAAIRDLVADREVLPAGTSANVLQLHPDLPNKFDAWDVDEFYRNRRHDLTEVTELTVQADDPRCVRVRISRNDRNSAYVQTVSLAAGERVLRFETEVDWHERETFLKVAFPVDVQATHSSSEIQFGHLQRPTHTNTSWDAARFEICAHRWLHVGEPGYGVALVNDGTYGHDVTRRPPGDAQGAQPTTVRLSLLRGPRYPDPDTDRGAHRFGYALVCGAEIEDAVREGYRANLPVRRRTGGHPVDPLIEVSDPAVVVEAVKLADDRSGDVIVRLYESLGGRARVRLRASFALAGARVVDLLERADESVAALAPVTVEGDAVDLALTPFQVVTLRLTPARA; encoded by the coding sequence ATGCATCGCTCTCTGTCCAACCTGACCCAACGGATCGACCGGGTTCTGCTCGAACGCTTGATCCCCGCGATCCACCGCGACGTCGAACCCGTGACCGTCGAGGCGGCCCACCTGCCCGGCGAGCCGGTGCCCGCCGACGTCGGGCTGGCGCTGCCCTACGCGCCGTTCGCCGTGGGCCAGTTCTGGGGTCCCGCCTGGAGCACCACCTGGTTCCGGTTCACCGGCGAGGTGCCCGAGCGGATGCGCGGCGGGCGGGTCGAACTGATCGTCGATCTCGGCTTCGAACGGGCCGGGCCCGGCTTCCGCTCGGAGGGCCTCGCGTACACGGCGGACGGCACTCCGATCAAGGGCATCGAGCCGCGCACGGCGTACGTTCCGGTGGCGCGGGAGGCGGGCGGCGGCGAGCGCGTCGAGGTGTACGTCGAGGCCGCGGCGAACCCGCGCTTCGACGGCACCGTCACGCAGCTCGGGGACCGGGAGACCGCCCCCGACACGCCGCTCTACCGGCTCGACCGGGCGGAACTGGCGCTGCGGGACGAGGAGGTGTACGCGCTCGTCCTGGACGTGCAGGTGCTGCACCAGCTCGCCCTGGAGCTGGCCGTGACCGACCCGCGGCACCACGAGATCCGTCGCGCCCTGGAGCTGATGCTCGACGAGCTGGACCTCGGCGACCTCACCGGCAGCGCGCCCGCCGCCCGCAAGCGGCTGGCCGGCGTCCTCGCCTCCCCGGCGGCGCCGAGCGCCCACCGGGTCACCGCCGTCGGCCACGCGCACATCGACTCGGCCTGGCTCTGGCCGGTACGCGAGACGATCCGCAAGTGCTCGCGCACCTTCTCGAACGTCGTGGCGCTCGCCGACGAGTACCCCGAACTCGTCTTCGCCTGCTCCTCCGCCCAGCAGTACGCCTGGCTGCGCGAGCACCACCCGCAGGTGTACCGCCGCGTGGCGGAGAAGGTGGCCAGCGGGCAGTTCCTGCCGGTCGGCGGCATGTGGGTGGAGTCCGACACCAACATGCCGGGCGGCGAGGCCCTGGTGCGCCAGTTCACCCAGGGCAAGCGGTTCTTCGCCGCCGAGTTCGGCATCGAACCACGCGAGGTCTGGCTGCCGGACTCGTTCGGCTACTCCGGGTCCCTGCCGCAGCTCGCCCGCCTCGCCGGCTTCCGCTGGTTCCTCAGCCAGAAGATGTCCTGGAACCAGACCAACCGCTTCCCGCACCACACCTTCTGGTGGGAGGGCATCGACGGGAGCCGGGTCTTCACCCACTTCCCGCCGGCCGAGACGTACAGCTCGGAGCTGAGCGGGCGCGAGCTGGCGTTCGGGGTGGCCAACTTCACCGAGCACGGGCGCTCCACCGTGTCGCTGCTGCCGTTCGGCTACGGCAACGGCGGCGGCGGGCCCACCCGGGAGATGCTGGAGATCGCCCGCCGGGTCGCCGACCTCGAAGGCTCGCCCCGGCTGGCCATCCGCACCCCGGCCGAGTTCTTCGCCGAGGCGGAGCACGAGTATCCGGACGCGCCCGTGTGGAACGGCGAGATGTACCTCGAATACCACCGGGGCACGTACACCAGCCAGTCGGCGATGAAGCGCGGCAACCGGCACACCGAGCACCTGCTGCGCGAGGCCGAGCTGTGGTGCGCCACCGCCGCGTCGCGGACCGGCCACGAGTACCCGTACGACGAGCTGGACGCCGTCTGGCAGGAGACCCTGCTGCTCCAGTTCCACGACATCCTGCCGGGCAGCTCGATCGCCTGGGTGCACCGCGAGGCCCGGCAGACGTACGCGAGACTGGCCGACCGGCTGGAGACGCTGATCGACGCGGCGCTCGCGGCGCTCACCGGCCCGGGGTCGGTGCCGCTGGTCGCCAACGCCGCGCCGCACACGCGGCCCGGCGTGCCGGCGCTCGGAATCGCGACGACCCCCGCGGACGGCACCGGGCCCGACGCCGGCGCCTCGGCGGTGTCGGTGCGGACGGGCCCGGACGGCACCGTGCTGGACAACGGCCTGCTCCGGGTGCGCATCGCCACCGACGGGACCGTCGCGGCCATCCGCGACCTGGTGGCCGACCGGGAGGTGCTGCCGGCCGGCACCTCGGCCAACGTCCTGCAACTGCACCCGGACCTGCCGAACAAGTTCGACGCCTGGGACGTCGACGAGTTCTACCGCAACCGGCGCCACGACCTCACCGAGGTCACCGAGCTGACGGTGCAGGCCGACGATCCCCGGTGCGTGCGCGTCCGGATCAGCCGCAACGACCGGAACTCCGCGTACGTGCAGACGGTGTCCCTCGCCGCCGGGGAGCGCGTGCTGCGGTTCGAGACCGAGGTGGACTGGCACGAGCGGGAGACCTTCCTCAAGGTGGCCTTCCCCGTCGACGTCCAGGCCACCCACTCCAGCTCGGAGATCCAGTTCGGCCACCTCCAGCGGCCCACCCACACCAACACCTCGTGGGACGCGGCGCGCTTCGAGATCTGCGCGCACCGGTGGCTGCACGTCGGCGAACCGGGATACGGCGTGGCGCTGGTCAACGACGGCACGTACGGCCACGACGTGACGCGCCGGCCGCCCGGCGACGCGCAGGGCGCGCAGCCGACCACCGTACGGCTGTCCCTGCTCCGCGGCCCCCGCTACCCCGACCCGGACACCGACCGGGGCGCGCACCGCTTCGGCTACGCGCTGGTCTGCGGGGCGGAGATCGAGGACGCGGTACGCGAGGGCTACCGGGCCAACCTGCCGGTCCGCCGCCGTACCGGTGGGCACCCGGTGGACCCGCTGATCGAGGTCAGCGACCCGGCCGTCGTGGTGGAGGCGGTGAAGCTGGCCGACGACCGCTCCGGCGACGTGATCGTCCGGCTGTACGAGTCGCTCGGCGGACGCGCCCGTGTCCGCCTGCGCGCCTCGTTCGCCCTCGCCGGGGCCCGGGTGGTCGACCTGCTGGAGCGGGCGGACGAATCGGTCGCCGCGCTGGCCCCGGTCACGGTCGAGGGCGACGCCGTCGACCTCGCCCTGACGCCGTTCCAGGTGGTGACGCTCCGGCTGACGCCGGCGCGGGCCTGA
- a CDS encoding alpha-mannosidase, producing MTEPGHRDGTGTTPMEPPSGPTAEPPRQRTAAEATTGRPTAPVANAPSGDQPPGLHPARRPAATPQRTLHMIGNAHLDPVWLWPWQEGYQETRATFWSAIHRMEEYPDFVFTCNQVVLLSWVEESDPELFARIRERVAEGRWQMVGGWWVEPDCNMPSGESFVRQGLYGQRYLKEKFGVTATVGMNVDPFGHHGMLPQILRGQGMHAYCFLRPGPHESHLTGTAFWWESPDGSRVLAYRIPFEYCSPPGDVAGQTDKSLGVLDHGLGDMMIYFGVGNHGGGPTRANIESIHRYDRMGSFGRMVISSPARYFDEFAKNQGEEGLAKLPVWRDDLQMHAPGCYSAHSGIKLWQRRAQAAILSAERWAVLGSTLFGLDYPTDDLGRAWRQILFNQFHDVLPGSAIESAYDDARDQLGEAVAVAKRIITRTHNVIARHVDIPLAEGTQPVLVFNPHAWPVTAQVELQYGTQPTGVHVVDADDRLTLAQRTQSVATTDDKGRGATVFEAVLPPLGYRLYRLRSGAAPADTQAGERQAGNLRATDTVLENDLLRVEIDPETGWLRGLLDKRTGVDLVAGARGEHTQICQDPTDTWGHRVVSYRWPGAPMRTSRVTLREAGPLRARLRVERAWNRSTMVEEFILGHRDDHVEVRVTLDWREQAHLLKLCFPTAVSDPVATYEIPFGSIGQPVDGGENPAQSWVDVSGTVDGRPAGLAVVNNAKHGYDVSPGDPDGDTPSIGITAVRSPVYSWHDPRQLDPDGFYSYQDQGIQSFRYLLVPHGGDWRQAGLFRRAAELGAPVRAMLESFHRGPLPAQQSYLSDGGDQVMVTAVKGHEDGGSAPDLVVRAVETTGRPGRVRIDLPVLGRAIEADFGPSQLRTFRVPVDGGAVREVDLIEWDLAEASPGSVTESAIPAAPGGRRSTEPDRESSDATMPAERLAPNQRRREGG from the coding sequence GTGACCGAGCCCGGCCACCGCGACGGCACCGGCACCACGCCGATGGAACCGCCGTCGGGCCCGACGGCGGAGCCGCCCCGGCAGCGGACGGCGGCGGAGGCCACCACCGGACGCCCGACGGCGCCGGTCGCCAACGCCCCCTCCGGCGACCAGCCGCCCGGCCTGCACCCCGCGCGCCGCCCGGCGGCGACGCCGCAACGCACCCTGCACATGATCGGCAACGCCCACCTCGATCCGGTCTGGCTGTGGCCGTGGCAGGAGGGCTACCAGGAGACCCGGGCCACCTTCTGGTCGGCGATCCACCGGATGGAGGAGTATCCGGACTTCGTGTTCACCTGCAACCAGGTGGTGCTGCTGAGCTGGGTGGAGGAGTCCGACCCCGAACTGTTCGCCCGGATCCGGGAACGGGTCGCCGAGGGCCGCTGGCAGATGGTCGGCGGCTGGTGGGTGGAGCCGGACTGCAACATGCCCTCGGGCGAGTCGTTCGTCCGGCAGGGGCTGTACGGCCAGCGCTATCTCAAGGAGAAGTTCGGGGTCACCGCCACGGTCGGCATGAACGTCGACCCGTTCGGGCACCACGGCATGCTGCCGCAGATCCTGCGCGGCCAGGGCATGCACGCGTACTGCTTCCTGCGGCCCGGCCCGCACGAGTCCCACCTGACCGGCACCGCCTTCTGGTGGGAGTCGCCCGACGGTTCCCGCGTGCTCGCCTACCGGATCCCGTTCGAGTACTGCAGCCCGCCGGGTGACGTGGCGGGGCAGACCGACAAGTCGCTCGGCGTGCTCGACCACGGCCTGGGCGACATGATGATCTACTTCGGCGTCGGGAACCACGGCGGCGGGCCCACCCGGGCCAACATCGAGTCCATCCACCGCTACGACCGGATGGGCTCGTTCGGCCGGATGGTCATCTCCTCGCCGGCCCGCTACTTCGACGAGTTCGCCAAGAACCAGGGCGAGGAGGGGCTGGCGAAGCTGCCGGTCTGGCGGGACGACCTGCAGATGCACGCCCCGGGCTGCTACTCGGCGCATTCCGGGATCAAGCTCTGGCAGCGCCGCGCGCAGGCCGCGATCCTGTCCGCGGAGCGGTGGGCGGTGCTCGGCTCGACGCTGTTCGGGCTGGACTACCCCACCGACGACCTCGGCCGGGCTTGGCGGCAGATCCTGTTCAACCAGTTCCACGACGTCCTGCCCGGCTCCGCGATCGAGAGCGCGTACGACGACGCCCGCGACCAGCTCGGCGAGGCGGTGGCGGTCGCCAAGCGGATCATCACGCGTACGCACAACGTGATCGCCCGGCACGTCGACATCCCGCTGGCCGAGGGCACCCAGCCCGTCCTGGTCTTCAATCCCCACGCGTGGCCGGTGACGGCGCAGGTGGAACTCCAGTACGGCACCCAGCCCACCGGGGTGCACGTGGTGGACGCCGACGACCGCCTGACGCTCGCCCAGCGGACCCAGTCGGTGGCCACCACCGACGACAAGGGACGCGGGGCGACGGTGTTCGAGGCGGTACTGCCGCCGCTGGGCTACCGGCTCTACCGGCTGCGGTCCGGTGCCGCGCCGGCGGACACGCAGGCCGGTGAGCGGCAGGCGGGCAACCTGCGGGCCACCGACACGGTCCTGGAGAACGACCTGCTCCGGGTGGAGATCGACCCGGAGACGGGATGGCTGCGCGGGCTGCTCGACAAGCGGACCGGGGTGGACCTGGTGGCCGGCGCCCGGGGCGAGCACACCCAGATCTGCCAGGACCCGACGGACACCTGGGGCCACCGGGTCGTCTCGTACCGGTGGCCCGGGGCTCCCATGCGGACCAGCCGCGTCACCCTGCGCGAGGCGGGGCCGCTGCGCGCCCGGCTGCGGGTGGAGCGGGCATGGAACCGTTCCACGATGGTGGAGGAGTTCATCCTCGGGCACCGCGACGACCACGTCGAGGTCCGGGTGACCCTCGACTGGCGGGAGCAGGCCCACCTGCTCAAGCTCTGCTTCCCGACGGCTGTGAGCGACCCGGTCGCCACCTACGAGATCCCGTTCGGGTCCATCGGGCAGCCGGTCGACGGCGGGGAGAACCCCGCCCAGTCGTGGGTGGACGTCAGCGGCACGGTGGACGGCCGGCCCGCCGGGCTCGCGGTGGTCAACAACGCCAAGCACGGGTACGACGTCTCGCCCGGCGATCCCGACGGGGACACCCCGAGCATCGGCATCACGGCCGTCCGCAGCCCCGTCTACTCCTGGCACGATCCGCGCCAGCTCGATCCGGACGGCTTCTACTCGTACCAGGATCAGGGGATCCAGTCCTTCCGCTACCTGCTCGTGCCGCACGGGGGCGACTGGCGGCAGGCCGGCCTGTTCCGGCGGGCGGCCGAGCTGGGCGCGCCGGTCCGGGCCATGTTGGAGAGCTTCCACCGGGGTCCGCTGCCCGCCCAGCAGAGCTACCTGTCCGACGGCGGTGACCAGGTGATGGTGACCGCCGTGAAGGGCCACGAGGACGGCGGATCCGCCCCGGACCTGGTCGTCCGGGCGGTGGAGACCACCGGCCGGCCGGGCCGGGTCCGCATCGACCTGCCGGTGCTCGGGCGGGCCATCGAGGCCGACTTCGGTCCCAGCCAGCTGCGCACCTTCCGGGTGCCGGTCGACGGGGGCGCCGTCCGGGAGGTCGACCTCATCGAGTGGGACCTCGCCGAGGCGTCGCCCGGGTCGGTCACGGAGTCGGCGATCCCGGCGGCGCCGGGCGGGCGGCGCAGCACCGAGCCCGACCGCGAGTCCTCCGACGCGACGATGCCGGCCGAGCGGCTGGCCCCGAACCAACGCCGCCGTGAGGGCGGCTGA
- a CDS encoding D-sedoheptulose-7-phosphate isomerase has protein sequence MSDWLKTQLDDHVAVAEATTTLADDIRTVGALVCDRLARGGVVYTLGNGGSAADAQHLAGELIGHYKRDRRPLPAVTLSTDASVMTCIANDYSYEDVFSRQVRALARPDDVVIAFTTSGRSPNVVAALAAGQAGGATTVLFAGGDGGPARIHADHALLVPSKSTQRIQEMHTLMLHVISEMVDAWAAGEEPTA, from the coding sequence ATGTCTGACTGGTTGAAGACCCAACTGGACGACCACGTGGCCGTCGCCGAGGCGACCACCACGCTGGCCGACGACATCCGGACGGTGGGCGCGCTCGTCTGCGACCGGCTCGCCCGCGGCGGCGTCGTCTACACCCTCGGCAACGGTGGCAGCGCCGCGGACGCGCAGCACCTCGCCGGCGAGCTCATCGGCCACTACAAGCGCGACCGCAGGCCACTGCCCGCGGTGACCCTGAGCACCGACGCCAGCGTGATGACCTGTATCGCCAACGACTACTCGTACGAGGACGTCTTCTCCCGCCAGGTGCGCGCGCTCGCCCGCCCGGACGACGTGGTCATCGCCTTCACCACCTCGGGGCGGTCCCCCAACGTCGTGGCGGCCCTCGCCGCCGGGCAGGCCGGCGGCGCGACGACGGTGCTGTTCGCCGGCGGCGACGGCGGTCCGGCCCGCATCCACGCCGACCACGCCCTGCTCGTGCCCAGCAAGAGCACCCAGCGGATCCAGGAGATGCACACCCTGATGTTGCACGTGATCAGCGAGATGGTCGACGCGTGGGCCGCCGGCGAGGAGCCCACGGCGTGA
- a CDS encoding ROK family protein: MTDPDPFALPPAGSPGPVLALDIGGTKLAVGVVTADGSSHGLVVEPTRREDGWRVVTRRLFEMGRRAVELAGVGPVRAVGIACGGPLDAPSGRLLSPPHLPGWTDVPIGPLAADAFGVPFALQNDATVGAIAEYRFGAGRGTTTMLYLTVSTGVGGGAVINGTPHRGAAGNGGEFGHLTVHRGGRRCGCGRRGCVEAYASGTSIAQRAREALAGGAASSMSALPRLTAADVSAAAAAGDPLAVRVWTETVDLLGAAVTDLVNAFEPDMVVLGGGVTRAGAMLIDPVRALVAREAMAPAARAARVVPAELGDLVCVVGAGAIGHDLLAEADPAGGLTRNLRVERAHV; the protein is encoded by the coding sequence ATGACCGACCCTGACCCGTTCGCCCTGCCGCCCGCCGGCAGCCCGGGCCCGGTTCTGGCCCTCGACATCGGCGGCACGAAGCTGGCCGTGGGCGTGGTGACGGCCGACGGCTCCAGCCACGGCCTGGTGGTGGAGCCCACCCGCCGGGAGGACGGCTGGCGCGTCGTGACACGGCGGCTCTTCGAGATGGGCCGCCGCGCCGTCGAACTCGCCGGCGTCGGCCCCGTCCGGGCGGTGGGCATCGCCTGCGGCGGACCGTTGGACGCGCCGTCCGGCAGGCTGCTGTCGCCACCGCACCTGCCCGGCTGGACGGACGTGCCCATCGGGCCGCTCGCGGCGGACGCGTTCGGGGTGCCGTTCGCGCTGCAGAACGACGCAACCGTCGGCGCCATCGCCGAATACCGGTTCGGCGCCGGCCGGGGCACCACCACCATGCTCTACCTGACCGTCTCGACCGGAGTCGGCGGCGGCGCCGTCATCAACGGCACCCCGCACCGCGGCGCCGCCGGCAACGGCGGGGAGTTCGGGCACCTGACCGTGCACCGGGGCGGCCGGCGATGCGGCTGCGGACGGCGAGGCTGCGTCGAGGCGTACGCCTCCGGCACGTCGATCGCCCAGCGCGCCCGCGAGGCCCTGGCCGGTGGCGCGGCCTCGTCGATGTCGGCGCTGCCCAGGCTGACCGCCGCGGACGTCTCGGCGGCGGCCGCCGCCGGCGACCCGCTCGCCGTGCGGGTGTGGACCGAGACCGTCGACCTGCTCGGTGCGGCGGTCACCGACCTCGTGAACGCGTTCGAACCCGACATGGTGGTGCTGGGCGGCGGCGTCACCCGGGCCGGAGCCATGCTGATCGACCCGGTCCGCGCCCTCGTGGCGCGGGAGGCCATGGCGCCGGCCGCCCGCGCCGCCCGCGTCGTCCCGGCCGAACTCGGCGACCTGGTCTGCGTGGTGGGCGCCGGAGCCATCGGCCACGACCTGCTCGCCGAGGCCGATCCGGCCGGCGGGCTGACCCGGAACCTGCGAGTGGAGCGAGCACATGTCTGA
- a CDS encoding LacI family DNA-binding transcriptional regulator, with product MKSGLTVPDGFPPARRPTIREVAETAGVSRSTASRALTGRGYVAPAVRDRVREVARSLGYVPDATARHLRQQASQSIGVLVSDLNNPFYAGLAAGISQQARKRQYTMMLADDGGSPEVEAEAAEAFVALRVAGVIVTPVSAEISTYLARQRIPVVEVDRQFSLGACDAVMVDNSSAARQVTSQLLDLGHRRIAMVIDEMHWTTGRDRLAGYRAAFAAAGVPFDDSLVVSAGWDVDAARIEAHKLLSRPEPPTAVFAANNVLAEAVWRAATELNLTIPDQLSLVSFDDVSWMSLVQPGVTAVAQDPVALGEAAISQLFERIQSPHAPVRTVLLSATVTSRGSTAPPRTR from the coding sequence ATGAAGAGTGGGCTGACGGTGCCCGACGGGTTCCCTCCGGCACGTCGGCCTACCATCAGGGAGGTCGCCGAGACGGCAGGGGTGTCCCGGTCGACCGCCTCTCGGGCGTTGACCGGTCGCGGGTACGTCGCACCGGCGGTGCGCGACCGGGTCCGGGAGGTCGCGCGCAGCCTCGGCTACGTGCCCGACGCGACCGCCCGGCACCTGCGGCAGCAGGCCAGCCAGTCGATCGGCGTGCTGGTGTCGGACCTGAACAACCCGTTCTACGCCGGGCTCGCGGCCGGCATCAGCCAGCAGGCCCGCAAGCGGCAGTACACGATGATGCTGGCCGACGACGGCGGTTCCCCGGAGGTCGAGGCGGAGGCGGCCGAGGCGTTCGTGGCCCTGCGGGTGGCCGGGGTCATCGTCACCCCTGTGTCGGCGGAGATCAGCACCTACCTGGCGCGGCAGCGGATCCCGGTGGTGGAGGTGGACCGCCAGTTCTCGCTGGGCGCCTGCGACGCCGTGATGGTCGACAACAGCAGTGCCGCCCGGCAGGTCACCTCGCAGCTGCTGGACCTCGGCCACCGGCGCATCGCGATGGTGATCGACGAGATGCACTGGACCACCGGCCGGGACCGGCTCGCCGGCTACCGGGCGGCGTTCGCGGCGGCCGGCGTGCCCTTCGACGACTCGCTGGTGGTCAGCGCCGGCTGGGACGTCGACGCCGCCCGGATCGAGGCACACAAGCTGCTCAGCCGGCCGGAGCCGCCGACCGCCGTGTTCGCCGCCAACAACGTCCTGGCCGAGGCCGTGTGGCGGGCCGCGACCGAACTCAACCTCACCATCCCCGATCAGCTCAGCCTGGTGTCGTTCGACGACGTCTCGTGGATGAGCCTGGTCCAGCCCGGCGTGACCGCCGTGGCGCAGGATCCGGTGGCCCTCGGCGAGGCGGCCATCTCCCAGCTCTTCGAGCGCATCCAGTCGCCACACGCGCCGGTGCGGACCGTGCTGCTCTCGGCCACGGTCACCTCCCGCGGCTCGACGGCCCCACCCCGGACGCGCTGA